From a region of the Alphaproteobacteria bacterium genome:
- a CDS encoding type II secretion system GspH family protein, with protein MLSRQNQKGRSMIEMLGVLGIMAVITVLGITAYTMATRNVKSNNIKAEVATIAQQVRTMTQPSEFSEWDGSTRDYESAFVDTGLMKEYNGMGVSDGYEIIGEDNVGFAIVINLDDDEDAALVYSMDWSNASAVQCVGTAPTSITTIPTSDDSCASNEQEIVIYYNN; from the coding sequence ATGTTATCAAGACAAAATCAAAAAGGTAGATCTATGATCGAAATGCTTGGTGTGCTAGGTATTATGGCTGTTATCACAGTTCTAGGTATTACGGCATATACTATGGCTACAAGAAACGTTAAATCAAACAACATTAAAGCTGAAGTTGCTACTATTGCTCAACAAGTTAGAACAATGACTCAACCTTCAGAATTTAGTGAATGGGATGGTTCTACAAGAGATTATGAATCAGCATTCGTTGATACTGGCCTTATGAAAGAGTACAACGGTATGGGTGTTTCTGATGGTTATGAAATTATTGGTGAAGACAATGTTGGTTTCGCTATTGTTATTAATTTAGATGACGATGAAGATGCAGCTTTAGTTTACTCTATGGATTGGTCAAATGCTTCTGCAGTTCAATGTGTAGGTACAGCTCCAACATCTATAACAACAATACCAACAAGTGATGACTCTTGTGCTTCTAACGAACAAGAAATCGTTATTTATTATAATAACTAG